The genomic DNA CAGCTCGCCGACAACATCCTCAACGGCAAGCCGCTGCCCGACCCCGCCGAACTCGGACGCCGCGCCACTGCCGCACGGCAGGAGGCCCTCGACCGGCAGGCCGCCGCGATCGTCCTGCGTGAGGTCGCCGGCCAGATCACCGGGCGCCTCGACCAGGCCCGACGCGACGGCGCCCCCGCCGCCCTGGCCCACCTCGCCGAGCGCCTCACCGAGATCCTCGACCAGGTGCACGCCCTCGCCCCAGAACTCGGCGGGGTGAAGGACCGCGACCAGGTGTGGAACTCCTCACCCGAGGTTCAGGACGTGTGGCGGCAGCTCGAAGACCTGGCCCGCACCTACAGCGACGTGCGCCGAGCCCAGGTCGAGATCACCTCGACCCTCACCACCGGCATTCGCACCCCGCAAGGCGGATCCATCAGCCTCGCCGAGGTCACCCGCTTCGGCATCCTCGACCTCGCCGGCCTCCCCGACGTCGCCAACTACGGCACCGCGACCGACGTCGAGGGCTACACCGTCGAGCGCGGCCAGCCCTGGCCCGCCGTCAACTTCGGTCAGCACTACTCCGTCACCCACCTGCTGTGGCTCACCACCACCCCCGCAGCTCGGGCATGGATCCCCGCCACCGAAAAGCAGATCGAACAGGCGCTCGACCGGCACGTGCGTGCCCAGCAGCGCGCCAACGACGCCCGCGCCCACGTCGGCGCCACCTTCTAGGAGGAACACCATGACCACCGTTCAGGCAGGCCGCGACCTCTGGAACCAGCGGCACCCCGCCAAGCAGACCACCAAGCCCACCCCCGGCCGCGAGCGCAGCAACCAGGCCGCCGGCCCGACCAGCTTCGCCAACAACACCCCGCTCCACCCCGAGCCGCCCACCATCGACCAGGCCCGGCCCAACGCGTGGCGTGACAACCACACCCGCGCTGACTGGCAGCCCGGCACCCAGGCCGACAACGTCCACGTCGGCGGAAACGCGGCGTAGGCCACAAGACCCCGACGTCAAAGCCACCCCGCAAGTGCAGGCAGCACCACATCGGGGAGCCATGGGCGAACCATCTCCGTCCCTCCTAACCGCCCAGCGTCGGCACCACGCCAGCCCGCAGCCTCACCCGCTGCGGGCTGGCACCCCACACAGGAAGGCAACAGCCATGGCAGGGGAGATCACAGGCAGCCACAGAACGCCCGGCAGCGACCAACACAGGGCCGAACAGGTACCCCCTGGGCCCCACTCCCGCCCCCCGGGGGTCTTCTGCGCCGGTGAGGTGCTGGTGCTCCCCCCGGCTGCATTGCCATACGTGGGTTTTTCCGGGCTTTCAGGGTCCGCTGGGCGCCTGTTCGGGTGGGTTTCCTCGCTGGTCGGGGGCGGTATTCGCCCGTTCGTTCTACGGCGTTCGTGGGGCTTTCGATCTTTCGTTGGTGTAACGGCTAAAGGAGTGTGACGTGCAGAAACGTAAACCGGATGATCTGGGCGAGGCGGGGTCGGCGCTGTGGGATCGGCTGACCGATGATCTGGAGTTCGACCCGTGGGAGGTCGAGATCGTCGAGGCGGCGTGCCGGCAGCGCGATGACATCGCTCTGCTGGAACGGGTGATTGCCGCTGAGGGTGTCATCACCACGGGGTCGCAGGGTCAGCCGCGGTTGAGCGCGGTGGTGACCGAGGTACGGCAAAGCCGTCTCGCCCTGGCGAAGCTTCTCGCCGAGCTGCGGATGCCGTCGATGGAGGAGGAGGCCGGCAAGCCGATGAACGGGGCGTCGCGCCGGGCTCAGGCCGCGGCGAACACGCGGTGGGACCGCAAGCGGAAGGAGGCCGAGGCGTATGGCGCGTAGGCGAACCTCGGCGCCGGCCGAGACCGGGGATGCTCTACAGCCTCCGGAGAAGCTGATGGTGTGCTTCGTCGAGGACTGGGTTTCCTCGCGCTGGACGCCCGCTGAGTGGCAGAGGCAGAACATCGAGAGCTTCACGGACCTGGTCTGGACCGTGAAGGTTCACGCGTGGAGACGGTGGCGTACGGCTCGCGCCGAGTGGCTCGACCAGCACGGCATTCCCCGAGAGCGGCAAGGCCAGTTGATCCCCCAATCGAGGCCGCGATTCCGCGACTACGCGGCTTTCGAGGCTGACGCGGCGGATCGGTTCGGAACCTTCGGCAAGAAGAGCAACAGGAGGTAGCAGCCGCATGGCTGAATTTCAGGCAGGCAGTGTTGTCGTTCCGGTCGTCCCATCAGCGGATGACTTCACGAAGAGGTTGAAGGCGCAGGTTCTCGCGCCGTCACTGAAGATCGGTCAGGACGCCGGGCGGGAGATCAGCCGCGGCGTCTCGATGACGTTGAAGGACGTCACGGTTCGGGCCCGCGCTGATACCGCGCAGGCGTCTAGCGGGCTGGAGTTGCTGCGTCGTGAGGCTCAGCGGCTCTCTGGGCAGTCGGTGACGGTGTCCGCGTCGGCGGATACGGCGTCGGCTTCGTCTGGTCTGGCGGCGGTTCTCGCTGAGATCGGCCGGGTCAATGGCCAGTCCGCCCGGGTGCAGGTGGATGCCGACACTGGGTCTGCGAACGCTCAGCTGGCGTTGACGGACGCGGAAATTACCCGGCTGGACGGTCGTACGGCTCACGCTCGGGTCGATGTGGACGTGGCGGGAGCGCTCGCCGGTATCGCCACGGTCACCGCGGCGTTGGCAGCGATCCCGATCGCCGCTACAGCCGCCCTGGGAGCCGGGGCTCTGGGTGGCGTCCTCGCTTCTGCGGGCGCCGGTCTGGCTGGCCTGGCGGCCGTGGCGGGACCGTCCTTGGGGCGCATCAATGAGGCGTTGAAGGAGCAGGAGAAGAACGCCCTGGGGGCCGCTGGCGGCCTGTCGACGGCAGCCGCGGCAACGAGGAATCTCGCGGTCGAGGCGGCTCAGGCGCAGATCCGGCAGCTACAGGCGGCCAACGCCGCTGACCAGCTTCGGTCCGCCCAGGACCGGGTCAAGGACGCCGCCCAGGGGGTGACGCAGGCCAAGCAGCGGCTCAGCTCAGCGGTCGCCGCCGCGGCTCAGGCTCAGTCGGCTGCAGCGGAGCGGGCCGGGCGTGCGGAGCGGTCTTTGGCCGATGCTCAGCGCGGCGCACTGAAGGCCCAGACCGACCTGAACAAGGCCCGCCAGCAGGCCGCGAAGGACCTGCAGTCTCTAGCCCAGCGAGCCCGCGGCAATGCCCTCGATCAGCGGGAAGCCGCTCTCGATGTCGCCGACGCACAGAAGGAACTCACCGCAGCCCAGAAGAAGGGCAACCCCGAAGCGATCGAGCGGGCCTCGATCGCTTATGAGCGGGCAACGATCCGCGTCGAGGAGCTCAAGGCCGAACAGCAGCAGCTCGCCGAGGAGCAGGCCAAGGGCATCGAAGGCAACGACCGCGTTGTCGCCGCCAAGGAAGCCGTCGAGTCGGCGAACGCACGGGTCATCGATCAAGAGCGCGAACTCGCCCAGGCCTACGCCGAATCAGGCAAGGCCGGTGAGGAGGCCGCCAAGCGGGTCGCCGAGGCTCGTCAGGCGGTCAAGGACGCCGAGGGCCGTGTCGACGATGCCAAACGGGCTGTCGAGGCGCAGAAGCGACAAATCAAGATCGCAGAACTACAGGAGAAGATCCGCAAGGCGCAGGAAGCCGATGCGGCCAAAAGGCAGGCGGACGCGGCGAAACGAGCCGCCGCTGCTGCCGCCGCAACGCAGGCCAAGAGCACGCAGAAGACGGCGGAGTTGTCGCCGGCCGAGGCTGCCGCGGCTAAGCAGATCAAGGCGTTTCAGGAGTCTTACAAGAAGTTCCAGCAGGACCTAGCGCCGTCTTTCTTGCCGGTCATCACGGGCGGGCTGAAGCTGATCAAGCAGATGTTCGAGCCGCTCACTCCGCTGATCAAGGGCACTTCGGGCGCTCTGGTCGGGTTGGAGAAGGCCGCGGGTAAGGCGCTCGGGAAGAAGGAGTGGACCCAGTTCTTCGGCGAGCTGAGCAAGCAGGCGCCGACCGCGATCACAGGGCTTGGTAAGTCGTTCGGCAGCATCGTGACCGGTGTTGCTGGGGTGATCAAGGCGTTCTTGCCGTTCGTCCCGACGATCGTCGGCGGTATCGAGAAGGCCGCCGCGGCGTTCGGCACCTGGGGAAAGAACCTCGGCGAGTCGCAAGGCTTCAAGGACTTCGTGGAGTTCGCGAAGGCCAACATCGGCCCCTTGATCGCCTTGTTCCAGAACGCCGGCCGGGCGATCGGCAATATCGTTGTCGCGCTTGCTCCGTTCGGTCAGACCGCGCTGGCGGGGCTGACCGGTTTGGTCACGCTGGTCTCGCAACTGCCTCCCGAGGCGATCCGCGGGATCGCCGTCGCGATCGGCGCGGTCGTGCTGGCGGTCAAGACGTGGGCCATCGCTCAGCGAGTTCTGAATCTGGTGCTGGCGGCCAAT from Streptosporangium sp. NBC_01756 includes the following:
- a CDS encoding P27 family phage terminase small subunit, whose translation is MQKRKPDDLGEAGSALWDRLTDDLEFDPWEVEIVEAACRQRDDIALLERVIAAEGVITTGSQGQPRLSAVVTEVRQSRLALAKLLAELRMPSMEEEAGKPMNGASRRAQAAANTRWDRKRKEAEAYGA
- a CDS encoding NlpC/P60 family protein — its product is MAEFQAGSVVVPVVPSADDFTKRLKAQVLAPSLKIGQDAGREISRGVSMTLKDVTVRARADTAQASSGLELLRREAQRLSGQSVTVSASADTASASSGLAAVLAEIGRVNGQSARVQVDADTGSANAQLALTDAEITRLDGRTAHARVDVDVAGALAGIATVTAALAAIPIAATAALGAGALGGVLASAGAGLAGLAAVAGPSLGRINEALKEQEKNALGAAGGLSTAAAATRNLAVEAAQAQIRQLQAANAADQLRSAQDRVKDAAQGVTQAKQRLSSAVAAAAQAQSAAAERAGRAERSLADAQRGALKAQTDLNKARQQAAKDLQSLAQRARGNALDQREAALDVADAQKELTAAQKKGNPEAIERASIAYERATIRVEELKAEQQQLAEEQAKGIEGNDRVVAAKEAVESANARVIDQERELAQAYAESGKAGEEAAKRVAEARQAVKDAEGRVDDAKRAVEAQKRQIKIAELQEKIRKAQEADAAKRQADAAKRAAAAAAATQAKSTQKTAELSPAEAAAAKQIKAFQESYKKFQQDLAPSFLPVITGGLKLIKQMFEPLTPLIKGTSGALVGLEKAAGKALGKKEWTQFFGELSKQAPTAITGLGKSFGSIVTGVAGVIKAFLPFVPTIVGGIEKAAAAFGTWGKNLGESQGFKDFVEFAKANIGPLIALFQNAGRAIGNIVVALAPFGQTALAGLTGLVTLVSQLPPEAIRGIAVAIGAVVLAVKTWAIAQRVLNLVLAANPIGLIVTAIGLVVGAVVAAYAAFPEFKAVVDAAIKAIGEVIKAAWENVIKPAFEALKTFIVTVLAPAITWLWNNVIVPAWNGISAAVQAAWTNVIQPTLKALGEFLKTVVGPAITWLWNTVIVPAWKGISSAVKTAWDTVIQPALKALGDFLRNTVGPAVTWLWNSAIKPAWEGIGSFIKTAWESVIQPALSALWKFVTEDIPNGFKKGVGLIEGFWNGLKDIAKKPVNFVIETVYNNGIVKLWNTVADALGLKDMKLNTIPALATGGIYPGYTPGKDIGLAAVSGGEAIMRPEWTRAVGEDYIHSANKAARKGGVGGVARFLGVAGDPGFAGGFASGGIVGDILAAGVRAGAETFLNPVLDGAAAAMGDSPWAKMLVSWPKKMVGDVITFLEGKEAAAGGPGAGKAVSFARAQIGKPYQWGGTGPDSFDCSGLVMRAWQAAGRSDIPRVSQDQMQWVNPVAKPTAGALGFPHPGHVWMYSSPTRIIEAPYTGANVREVAARSAQLVGVPPTYDNGGYLPPGESLVYNGTGRPEPVLTNQQWNAIQQGGASRGGDGSLLSINEFHATPEQDPYAIAKDLNFIMGRRRR